The Pseudomonas fluorescens nucleotide sequence CAAACACCGTGAACGCACCGCACTGGCAGAAATCCTTCCTGCTCCGGCGCTGGATGCACTGATCAAGCGCTTTGCCGGCATGGCCCTGGAGATCCCCAAGGTTGACCATTTCGTGCGCCAATTGCGCAACCAGCAGATTCAACAGGAAAGCGCCGACGGCCTGTCACGCAGCATGCTCGCCAACAAGTACGGATTGAGCCTGCGCCAGATCGGCAACATTCGCCGCCAGGAAGCGTGTGCGCGCTGAGCACGGCAAACAATTGCCCTGATCCCCAAAACCGCACAAACGCTGTGCAACCACGATAAGGAAATCACCCATGGCAACAATCGACAACGATCTGATCGGTTCGGTCATGAACGCCCTGCCTCTGGACCGGATGATTGCCGGACCGCTGCAGGCAATGGTCCAGGCACAGGTAGCGGCAAGCCAGTCCTACGCCGACTTTCTCATGGGCGTCTGTGTACAGAATGGCAAAGCCGTCGCCATCGAGTTCGCCTACGACGAAACCGTCACCGACGAGCAGGGGGCGGCCAAGGGAACCGTCTCCAAGTCCATGCGGATCCCGCTGATGGCGGCAATCGCCCACCCCAACATCGTTATCGAGGAAGGTAACGTCGAGTTCGAAGTGACCATCAGCCAACAAGCTGAATCCAGTCGCGAAACCGCCGGCGAATTGAGTACCGCTGCCTCCTTCGGCTTCGGCAAGTTCAAGATGGAGCTCAAAGGCCAGGTCAGCCACAAGTCGACACAAACCCGCAAGACCGATACCCGTGCGCGCTATGCCTTTAACACCAAAGTACGCCGCCAGGAGCCGCCGGAGGCACTGATGCGGGTCATTGACGCCCTTACCGAAGCTGCCAGTAAACCGGTCATCAGTTCCAGCTGACAGCCACCGACCCAGCGCAGGGTCCCTGCGGGTAACCCTGCGTCACTGCCCCTCGCGCTGGCAGGGGCTTGAGTTGAAGATTACCAGGAGTGCATACCGCTTGGACCCTCGCCCGCCAAACAACGCGCCCATCATCGCCAGCGACCTGTGCGATATCACTCGCGGTCTGCAGGAAGCCGCCGCTGCCACCAACAACCTGATTGCCCAGCAGTACATCAAGCTGTTCGACCAGTTTTTCGACTATGACGCCGAGGCGCTGGGCACGCCAATGAAAGCCAAGATGGTCGAAGTGGCGATGGATGACCAGCACACCATGCAGATCCCGCTGATCGCGCTGGTTTCACCACGGGGGCTGGCCCTTGAGCGTATGCAGGTCGACCTGTCGGTGCGGATTCAGAACACTGAAACCACCGAAGCCAACGAGAACCTGCAACGCGAGCGCTTCTATGTGACGGTCGGCGGCCAGAGCAAACGCAATGGCGATGCCGCACGCGACCCCGATGAAGTGCAGATCCGCATGCAGTTCCAGGCCTGTGAACCACCGGAAGCGCTGAACCGGCTGATCGAGGAGTACACCAACCTGATCAGTCCACGGCCCCTGCCCGCCATGCCCCAGCCCACGGACGACAGCAACGAGTTCATCGAAGCGGCGACCGTACGCTGACAGCGCCCCTCCTTAGAAGTCCCGTTTGTAGAAGATATCCAGGGAGCTGGCCAGGCCACTGGCCGCCTCCAGGTAGACCTTCTTGCTGAGCTTGTAGCGCAAGGCAATGGTGTTGGCCGGCTCGAACACACCCACCCCGTAACGCAGGCTCAAACGCTCGGTCAGGTTACCGCTGGCGACCACGGCAGTGTTGTTGCCGCTGCCCTGGGTGTCGAGCTGGAAGTCATCGATACCCAGGCTCGAGGCCAGGCTGCCGGTAATCCCGGCGCTGCCTGCCAGGCCCAGGCCGAGCGCGGCCTCGGCGAGCATGTTGTTGTCTTCCCCGGTCGTCCCCAGCGGCCGCCCGAGCACCAGATAGGACAGCGCCTGCTCCTGGCTCATGGCCGGCTCCGAGAACACCTGGGTGGTGGGCTGCTCGGCACTGCCGCTCAAGCGGATACCGGCAACTACGTCATCGGTCTTGCGAATCGCCTCGATGTCCAGATAAGGCTGATCGATAGGGCCGGCAAACAGCAAGCGCGCACGGCGGATGGTCAGGCGCTGGCCATAGGCCCGGTAGCGGCCATCGGCCAGGCTCAGTTCGCCACGGGTATCGAGGTTGTCGCCGATATGCACGTGCCCCAACAGGTTGGCGGTCAGGCCAAAGCCACTGAACGAGAGTTTTTCCTGCCCCACCTGCACGTCGATATCCATGGCCATGACCATCGGCGGTTTGCCCTGCTCGGTCTGATGCCCGAGGATCACCGTGTCATCGGAGACCTTGACCGTGGACGGCGGCAGTTCACGCACGGTGATCTTGCCCTTGGGTACCAGCACCTTGCCGGTCACCGCGAGCTTGTCGTTGATCAGGCTGATCTTAAGGTCCGGGGCCACTTCGAGGGCCGCGTAGGGTTCGACGTTGACCGGCAGACGCTGGCCCTGCAGCGCCAGGTTGACGGCCAGGGCCTGGCCCCAACCGATCTGCCCGTTCAGGCTGCCCTGGCCGGACTCACCGCTTTTCCAGCTACCCTTGAGCTGAACCTGCTCGCCGGCGATCAGCGCCTGTACTTGCAGATCCTCCAGGCTGATCGGCAGCTCGGCACCGCTGACTTCACCACGCACAAGGTTCAGGCTGCCATTGACCTGGGGCGCCAGCAGGGTGCCAGACAGGCGCCCGCTGCCATTGAGCTGGCCATTGAGGCGCTCGACCATCGGCGCGAACGGACGGCCGATGGCCAGGTCCAGGCCGGTGAGGCGGAAATCACCGCTCAAAGGTTTGTTTTTTGCCAACGGATCAAGCCGGGTGTTGACCGCCAGCTCGCCGAGTTTGTCGCCCTGAAAATCCAGGCGCGTGTCGATGCGCCGCGGGCCCAGGGTGCTTTGCAGGCGCAGGGTCTGGTAGGGGAAGTCCAGCCACTGATCCTTTTCGCGCACGCGCAAGGTGCCGCCGCTGGCGTCGACGAGGATGGTGCCCTTGGGCCCACTGGCCGGCACGTCGAGGTTGATGTCGGCATTGAGCAGCCCCTGCCAGGCAAAGTCCTTGGGCAGCCACTGCGCCAGGCTTTGCAGCGGGAACTGCTTGAGGTGATAGCGCAGGCGCGGCTCGGGCGCCAGGCGCTGGTCTTCGCCACACAGGCTGGCCTGGCCGGAACGCCAGCAATGGGCGCCGAAATCCACCTGACCGTTGGCCAGGCGCTGCAGTTTCGCCGCAGCCTGCAGTCGCCAGTCCTGGCCGCCTGCCTGGATTTCGCCGCTTGCCAGGCGCCCGCGCCAGTTGCCCTTGTCCAGTTGCCCATCCAGGCCCAGGTCAAGCTTGAGCTGCGGCCCGTCCAGGCCCAGTTGCAGTTTTTGCTGGCGAATATCACCTGCGCCCTTGGCCGTGAGCACGCCGAGGCTGGTATCGCCCAGGCGAATGCTGCCGGCCTGCAGGTCGATGACGGCGCGTTGCGCGTTGTCCAGACGCGCATCCAGGCTCAGGCGCTGCACGCGGTTGTCGGCCTGGGCCAGTTGCTGGCCTTGCAGCACGAAGCTGCCCTGGGGGGCCTGCAAGGTCCCGGCCACCTCCAGGCGGCCTTTGACCTGGCCTTGCAGCTGCGGCCAGAGCTGGCCCAGGCGCGGTAGGTTGATATCGATCTGCCCGGCCAGGCGCTGTTGCAGACTGCCACTACCATTGATCTGGTTGTCGCCCAGGCGGATGTCCAGAGTGCCCAGGGTCCATTGCTGCCCTGCCCCTTGGGCCACTGCTTTAAGCACAGCCGGTTGACCACGCAGGCGGCCCTTGAGGTCAAGGTCGGCATCCAGGCGCAACTCGCCGTTTTTCATTTCGCCCTTGCTGCGCAACGGGCCGGCCAGGGTGCCGGGCAATTCGGCCAGCCAGTACGCCGGGTTCAGCGCCGACAGTTCCAGCGCCGCATCCCAGGCCACGCCATCGGCAAATTGCACGCCGACACTGCCCGCGGCCTTGCCTTGGCCAGCGGTCAATTGAAGCTGTGGCAGGCTGACCTGCTTGAGGTCACCCTTGAACGGGCTGCTGAGGCTGAACGCTCCCGCCGGGCCGTCCAGGTCGCCTTTGAACTCACCCTGGTAGTTGCCATCGCGGTACTGCACCTGGCCAGTGAAACGGCGCAAGGCTACCTCTGGTGCTGGCTCCATTGGATACAGGCGCAACCAGGGGAAGTCCAGCCAGTCGATGTGGGCCTCAGCGCTCAAGCCTTGCTGCCAGTCGGCCTTGGCCTTGAGTTTCAGCGCTTGTTCGGCGCTGGCGCTGAGGTCCAGGGCGCTGAGTTCTGCGCCCTTGGCATCGACCCGGCCTTGCAGGTTGAGCGCCACCGGCCCCTGTTCGGCGGGCAGGCTGGCCGACCCCAGCAGTTGATAGCCGTTTTGCAGGTTGCCCTTGGCGCTCAGGTGCAGCGTGTTCAGTTGCAGGGTGTCGGGCAGCTCGGCCGAGGGTTTGAACGCCTCACTGCTGATCTGCAGTTGCGCTGGCAGATTCTCGGCCAGCGCCTGCAACTCGCCGGTCAGGCGTGCTTGCAGGTAGCCACTGCTGTCTGCGTTGAGCTTGAGGGTTTTCTGCAAGTCTCCGTCCACCTGCAATGCCAGTTGCCAGGGTTGGCCATCGACACTGGGCAACTGCAGTTGCCCTTGGGCCTGCAACGGCCAGTCGGCTTCGGGCTTGAGCAAGCCCTGCAGGTTCAGCTTGAGGTCATCGCGCTGCAGTTGCAGGCTGTCGATCTGCAGGCCGCCCGTGGTCCAGTGCGCGGCCAGTTGCACTTGGCTGAGCTGTTCATTGCCGTCCAGGCGCAAATGGCCGATGCGCACGCTGCCCAGCTCGATGGCCAGCGGCAGCTTGAGTTCGGGCAGTTGCACCGGCCCGCTGTCGGGCTTCGCTTCACCGGGGGCGAAGGCCAGGTTGACCTGGTCGGCTTCCAGGCGCTCGATGCACAGGGTCATGCGCAGCAGGCAGGCCGGCGACCAGGCCAATTGCGGCGCCACCAGCTCGACCCGATCGCCGCCTTGTTCCCAGAGCAAACGCTCGGCTTGCCACTGCCCGGCCAGGCGCCCCTGGAAATTATCCAGCTCAAGCCCGGGTACCAGCCCCAGTGCCCAGCGGCTGCCGGCTTGAGTACCGAGCACCAGGCTGATGCCCAGCACCAGCAGTACCAGCAAGGCCAACAGGCCCAGAACGATGAATTTGATAACGCGACTCACAGTTCCGGCCCCATGGAGAAGTGCAAACGCAAGCCGCCGTCGTCATCCAGCGCACGGGCCAGATCCAGACGCAGCGGCCCGACCGGAGACACCCAGCGCACACCGATACCGACACCGGTCTTGAGGCTGGGAAGCTCCAGATTGTTGAATGAATTGCCCTGGTCGATGAAGGTCGCCACCCGCCACTTCTCGGCGACCGAATACTGGTACTCGGCGCTGGCGGCCACCAGGTAGCGGCCGCCGATGCGATCGCCGTCGGAGTTCTTGGGCGACAGGGTCTGGTAATCGTAACCGCGCACGCTCTGGTCGCCACCGGCGAAAAAGCGCAGCGAGGGTGGAACGGAATTCTTGTAGCTGTTGGTGGCGCTGCCGCCGAACTGCACACGGCCGAGAAAGCGATGGTTCTGGCCCAGGGTGGTCAGGCCCTTGAGCAACACATTGGCGTGCAACAGGTTAGTGTCGGAGACCAGCCCCTCCTTGGCCGCCTGCACATCGAACTGCAGGCGATAGCCATTGTGCGGGTCGATACGGTTGTCGCTGCGCAGGTAGGAATAGCTGATACCTGGCATCAGCAGATTGCTCAGACCCGAATCGTCACCAAGCTTGTATTCTTCGCGCTGGTACTTGAGCGAGATGACCCGCTGCCAGCCGCTGGGCAGCTTGCTGTGCCATTCCGGGCCAACCGTGAGCAGCTTGCTCAAGGTGTCGGTGCCGGCGATTTCTTCGTTCTGGTAGCCACCGGCGAAACGCAGTTTGTCGGTCAGCGGCGGGTCGAGCGGAATGTCGTACCACAGGCCGACGTTCTGCCGCGGCGCCGACAGTTCGGTTTCCCAGCCGTAGCTGTGGCCTTGCGGGTTGACCCAGTGGCGGGTCCAGTTGGCCTTGCCGCGCGGACCGACGTCGGTCGAGAAACCCAGGCCCAGGCCCATGGTCCGAGGCTTGCGGGTGTCGAGCTGAACGGCTACCGGGATGCTCTGTTCGACAGCAGCGGTTGGCGCGGCATCGACCCGTACGCCTTCGAAGTAGCCGCTCGATTGCAGGGCATTGTTGAGCTCGGCGATCAGCTCGGAATCGTAGGGGGTATCGGCCTTGAACGGCACCATGCGTTGCAGCAGGTCTTCATCGAGCGGCGTATCGCCGGCAAAACTGACCTTGCCCAGGCGGTAGCGCGGGCCGCTTTCGTAGATCAGTTCAATGTCGGCGACACCGGCCTGGGGGTCTACCGCCAGGCGCTGGCGAACGAAATGGCCACTGAAAAAACCGTAGCGTGAGGCCTGGTTCTGGATCAGGCGCTTGGCGTCTTCGTAATGGCCATGGTTGAGCACCGCGCCTGAGCGCAGCGCCTTGCTGTCGGGAATACGGAAGGCTTTGAGTTCGCTGGCCGGGCCATCGATACGGATGGTCACATCACGCAGGTGCACCGGCTCGCCTGGATCGATGGTCAATACCAGCTGCGGGCCCTTGTCGGCCTTGGCGGGTGGTTTGACCTCGCTGTCGATCTGCGCCTGGTAATAGCCCAGGGCCTGGGAGGCCTTGTGCGCCTGCTCGACTGCGCCGCGGCTGAAGCGCAGCAGCGCCTCTTCATCGCGTTTACCAAGGCTGCCGATATAGCCTTCGACATTGGCCTTGAGTTCGTTATTGGCAGGTTTGACCCGAACCACCAGCTCGCTTTGCGCATACGCGCCGAAGCTGGCAACCCATAGAATCAAACCGCAGGTGAATCGTCCTGAATACGTCATAGGCGCGGATGCTACCAGAGCTTGGCAGCAGCATGGAGCCCAAGGTTTTCCTCGCTGTTATGCAATTCAGGCCAACGCCTGTTGCGACGACTGCGGATTGGGATGAAAGAACACGTGTTCGCGGACCGGGCCTACAGCGATCTCGCCAATTTCCTGATAGCCCTGACGCTGGTAAAACGCCAGATAGTGCTCATTGCCGGTGTCCAGCACCACGCCCTGAGAATGCTCATCCACGGCGCACCAGTCGTGCACAGCCTGTAACAATTGTTCGCCGTAGTGCTTGCCCTGAAATTGCGGGTGAATCCCCAGCAACGGCAACACATGCACCGCATCACTGGGCAGGCAGGCCATCAGCGCGGCCTGGTAATCCAGGTAGCGGCGGGTGCAGCGAAAGCCGGTGCTGAGCACCATGCGCATGCGCCAGGCCCAGCTTTCGGTAATGCCCAGTCGCCGCTGCGGCGGCGCAATCAGGGCGATGCCGATCAGGCGGTCTTCAACCAGCAGGCCGATGGCGGGCAAATCCTGGAGAAAGTGCTGTTTGACCAGCTCGCGCACGGTAGCGCGAATACGCTGGTCGAACCCCGGGCGCTGGGCTTCGAACAGAAAGGCAAAGGTCGGTTCATGGCGATAGGCGTGATACAGCAGGGAGCGCGCCTCACGGCTGTAGCCGCCATCGAGCAGACGGACTTCAGCCGGTGCGGCAGTCGATTCGGGCATGCTGGCAAACCTCCGGAAATGGGCATTCATTGCCTTTGAGGTGTTCGCGGTGCCAACGTTCACCTCGTGGCACAGGTTAGCAACCTATCGAGTGGCTCGCCATGCTGGCCGCCGCCGCCGATGTCGGCTAGGATCCTGGGTTTTACCAGGATTGTGCTTCCCATGAAGATCGTCTCGTTCAACATCAATGGCCTGCGTGCCCGGCCCCACCAGTTGGCGGCGTTGATCGAAAAGCACCAGCCCGACGTCATCGGCCTGCAGGAAACCAAGGTCAGCGACGAGCAGTTCCCGCTGGCCGAGGTCCAGGCCCTGGGCTACCACGTGCACTTTCATGGCCAGAAAGGCCACTACGGCGTCGCCCTGCTCTCGCGCCAGGCACCGCTGAGCCTGCACAAGGGCTTCAGCACCGATGAAGAAGACGCCCAGCGCCGCTTCATCTGGGGCACCTTCGCCGATGCCAATGGCACGCCGATCACCATCATGAACGGCTACTTCCCTCAGGGCGAAAGCCGCGACCACCCGACCAAGTTCCCGGCCAAGCAGCGCTTCTACAACGACCTGCAGGCACTGCTCGAAACCCAGTTTCAGAACGATCAACCGGTGCTGGTGATGGGCGACGTAAACATCTCGCCGGAGGACTGCGACATCGGCATTGGTGCCGACAATGCCAAACGCTGGCTCAAGACCGGCAAGTGCAGTTTCCTGCCCGAAGAGCGCGAATGGATGGCGCGCCTGAAGAACTGGGGCCTGGTCGACAGCTTCCGCCACCTGCACCCGCAAGTCGCCGACCGGTTCAGCTGGTTCGACTACCGCAGCCGCGGCTTTGAAGATGAGCCCAAGCGCGGCCTGCGCATCGACCTGATCATGGCCTCCCAAGGGCTGCTGCCACGGATCAAGGACGCCGGGGTCGACTATGACCTGCGCGGAATGGAAAAGCCTTCGGACCATGCGCCGATCTGGCTCGAATTGAACTGATAAAAGCTCTCACAGGCTTGGTAGGAGCGGGCTTGCCCCGCAATAGCATTTGTCTGCCACATTGCATCGCGGGGCAAGCCCGCTCCTACCCCCCCAGCCTGTCATCTCCTGGTCACATAGCTGTCTTAATCTCCCGGCACACCCTTTGCCCATGAGTGCCAGACGGCATGTTGCGCCACCTCTCCCTGCTCGTGCTTTGCCTGCTCCCGCTGATTGGCGCCGCTGACCCGCAGGCGCTATTGCGTATCCAGGGTTCCAACACCATCGGCGCCGCGCTGGCGCCGGCGCTGGTCACCGGGTTGCTTGAACAACAAGGCGCCAGCGCCATCAGCATCGTCAATAGCGACGCCGCCAACGAACTCCAGGTGCGCGCCCAGGGCAGCAACGGCCAGGTCTTGCGCATCGATATCGCCGCCCACGGCTCCAGCACCGGCTTCACTGCGCTCAAGTCCGGCCAGGCGGAACTGGCGGCCTCCTCGCGCCCGATCAAAGCGGCTGAGCTGAGCGAGCTGCAAGCCTTGGGCGACCTCAACAGCGCCGCTGCCGAGCAGATCATTGCCCTGGACGGTGTTGCGGTGATCGTCCACCCCGACAACCCGCTACCGCAACTGACCACCACCCAGCTGGCGCAGATTTTCTCCGGACAGATCGAGCATTGGGAACAACTGGGTATCGGTAGCGGGCCCATCACCCTGTACGCCCGCGATGACCGTTCCGGCACCTTCGAAACCTTCAAGGCCCTGGTCCTCGACCCGGCACGGCAACCCCTGGCCGAGAATGCCCGACGTTTCGAGTCGGCCGAGCAACTGGCCAGCCAGGTGCTCGGCGATCGCCAGGCCATCGGCTTCAGCAGCTTGGCCACGGTACATGGCACCAAGGTCGTGGCGATTGCCGACGGTGAGTCCCAGGCCATGCTGCCGACACCTGCGCTGGTGGCCAGCGAAGACTATCCGCTGTCGCGGCGGTTGTTCTTCTATCTGCCGCCCGGCCAGGCCAACCCGCTGGCCCATGCCCTGGTCGAGTTCGCCCAAAGCCCCCAAGGCCAGGCCATCGTTACCCGTAACGGTTTCGTTGGCCAGCAGGTGCAGAGCGTCAAGGTTCAGCCCCGTGCCGACATGCCCCGCCGTTACCTGAGCCTTGCCAATGATGCCCGGCGCCTGTCGGTCAACTTTCGTTTTCAAGAGGGTAACGCCAGCCTCGACAACAAGGCCCTGCGCGATGTGCAGCGGGTCGTCCAGTACCTGCAGGCGCAGCGCAAGCTGGCCAACCGGGTGGTGCTGGTGGGGTTCGGCGATGCCAAGGATGACCCGCAGCGCGCCGCCCTGCTCTCGCGGCTG carries:
- a CDS encoding Mor transcription activator family protein, whose amino-acid sequence is MELSDLNRIDIEQLPHSLQMLIECLGIENAYNLTSAYGGRPKYIPKHRERTALAEILPAPALDALIKRFAGMALEIPKVDHFVRQLRNQQIQQESADGLSRSMLANKYGLSLRQIGNIRRQEACAR
- a CDS encoding DUF2589 domain-containing protein; its protein translation is MATIDNDLIGSVMNALPLDRMIAGPLQAMVQAQVAASQSYADFLMGVCVQNGKAVAIEFAYDETVTDEQGAAKGTVSKSMRIPLMAAIAHPNIVIEEGNVEFEVTISQQAESSRETAGELSTAASFGFGKFKMELKGQVSHKSTQTRKTDTRARYAFNTKVRRQEPPEALMRVIDALTEAASKPVISSS
- a CDS encoding DUF2589 domain-containing protein, encoding MDPRPPNNAPIIASDLCDITRGLQEAAAATNNLIAQQYIKLFDQFFDYDAEALGTPMKAKMVEVAMDDQHTMQIPLIALVSPRGLALERMQVDLSVRIQNTETTEANENLQRERFYVTVGGQSKRNGDAARDPDEVQIRMQFQACEPPEALNRLIEEYTNLISPRPLPAMPQPTDDSNEFIEAATVR
- a CDS encoding translocation/assembly module TamB domain-containing protein; protein product: MSRVIKFIVLGLLALLVLLVLGISLVLGTQAGSRWALGLVPGLELDNFQGRLAGQWQAERLLWEQGGDRVELVAPQLAWSPACLLRMTLCIERLEADQVNLAFAPGEAKPDSGPVQLPELKLPLAIELGSVRIGHLRLDGNEQLSQVQLAAHWTTGGLQIDSLQLQRDDLKLNLQGLLKPEADWPLQAQGQLQLPSVDGQPWQLALQVDGDLQKTLKLNADSSGYLQARLTGELQALAENLPAQLQISSEAFKPSAELPDTLQLNTLHLSAKGNLQNGYQLLGSASLPAEQGPVALNLQGRVDAKGAELSALDLSASAEQALKLKAKADWQQGLSAEAHIDWLDFPWLRLYPMEPAPEVALRRFTGQVQYRDGNYQGEFKGDLDGPAGAFSLSSPFKGDLKQVSLPQLQLTAGQGKAAGSVGVQFADGVAWDAALELSALNPAYWLAELPGTLAGPLRSKGEMKNGELRLDADLDLKGRLRGQPAVLKAVAQGAGQQWTLGTLDIRLGDNQINGSGSLQQRLAGQIDINLPRLGQLWPQLQGQVKGRLEVAGTLQAPQGSFVLQGQQLAQADNRVQRLSLDARLDNAQRAVIDLQAGSIRLGDTSLGVLTAKGAGDIRQQKLQLGLDGPQLKLDLGLDGQLDKGNWRGRLASGEIQAGGQDWRLQAAAKLQRLANGQVDFGAHCWRSGQASLCGEDQRLAPEPRLRYHLKQFPLQSLAQWLPKDFAWQGLLNADINLDVPASGPKGTILVDASGGTLRVREKDQWLDFPYQTLRLQSTLGPRRIDTRLDFQGDKLGELAVNTRLDPLAKNKPLSGDFRLTGLDLAIGRPFAPMVERLNGQLNGSGRLSGTLLAPQVNGSLNLVRGEVSGAELPISLEDLQVQALIAGEQVQLKGSWKSGESGQGSLNGQIGWGQALAVNLALQGQRLPVNVEPYAALEVAPDLKISLINDKLAVTGKVLVPKGKITVRELPPSTVKVSDDTVILGHQTEQGKPPMVMAMDIDVQVGQEKLSFSGFGLTANLLGHVHIGDNLDTRGELSLADGRYRAYGQRLTIRRARLLFAGPIDQPYLDIEAIRKTDDVVAGIRLSGSAEQPTTQVFSEPAMSQEQALSYLVLGRPLGTTGEDNNMLAEAALGLGLAGSAGITGSLASSLGIDDFQLDTQGSGNNTAVVASGNLTERLSLRYGVGVFEPANTIALRYKLSKKVYLEAASGLASSLDIFYKRDF
- a CDS encoding autotransporter assembly complex protein TamA translates to MTYSGRFTCGLILWVASFGAYAQSELVVRVKPANNELKANVEGYIGSLGKRDEEALLRFSRGAVEQAHKASQALGYYQAQIDSEVKPPAKADKGPQLVLTIDPGEPVHLRDVTIRIDGPASELKAFRIPDSKALRSGAVLNHGHYEDAKRLIQNQASRYGFFSGHFVRQRLAVDPQAGVADIELIYESGPRYRLGKVSFAGDTPLDEDLLQRMVPFKADTPYDSELIAELNNALQSSGYFEGVRVDAAPTAAVEQSIPVAVQLDTRKPRTMGLGLGFSTDVGPRGKANWTRHWVNPQGHSYGWETELSAPRQNVGLWYDIPLDPPLTDKLRFAGGYQNEEIAGTDTLSKLLTVGPEWHSKLPSGWQRVISLKYQREEYKLGDDSGLSNLLMPGISYSYLRSDNRIDPHNGYRLQFDVQAAKEGLVSDTNLLHANVLLKGLTTLGQNHRFLGRVQFGGSATNSYKNSVPPSLRFFAGGDQSVRGYDYQTLSPKNSDGDRIGGRYLVAASAEYQYSVAEKWRVATFIDQGNSFNNLELPSLKTGVGIGVRWVSPVGPLRLDLARALDDDGGLRLHFSMGPEL
- a CDS encoding GNAT family N-acetyltransferase codes for the protein MPESTAAPAEVRLLDGGYSREARSLLYHAYRHEPTFAFLFEAQRPGFDQRIRATVRELVKQHFLQDLPAIGLLVEDRLIGIALIAPPQRRLGITESWAWRMRMVLSTGFRCTRRYLDYQAALMACLPSDAVHVLPLLGIHPQFQGKHYGEQLLQAVHDWCAVDEHSQGVVLDTGNEHYLAFYQRQGYQEIGEIAVGPVREHVFFHPNPQSSQQALA
- the xthA gene encoding exodeoxyribonuclease III; amino-acid sequence: MKIVSFNINGLRARPHQLAALIEKHQPDVIGLQETKVSDEQFPLAEVQALGYHVHFHGQKGHYGVALLSRQAPLSLHKGFSTDEEDAQRRFIWGTFADANGTPITIMNGYFPQGESRDHPTKFPAKQRFYNDLQALLETQFQNDQPVLVMGDVNISPEDCDIGIGADNAKRWLKTGKCSFLPEEREWMARLKNWGLVDSFRHLHPQVADRFSWFDYRSRGFEDEPKRGLRIDLIMASQGLLPRIKDAGVDYDLRGMEKPSDHAPIWLELN
- a CDS encoding substrate-binding domain-containing protein; the protein is MLRHLSLLVLCLLPLIGAADPQALLRIQGSNTIGAALAPALVTGLLEQQGASAISIVNSDAANELQVRAQGSNGQVLRIDIAAHGSSTGFTALKSGQAELAASSRPIKAAELSELQALGDLNSAAAEQIIALDGVAVIVHPDNPLPQLTTTQLAQIFSGQIEHWEQLGIGSGPITLYARDDRSGTFETFKALVLDPARQPLAENARRFESAEQLASQVLGDRQAIGFSSLATVHGTKVVAIADGESQAMLPTPALVASEDYPLSRRLFFYLPPGQANPLAHALVEFAQSPQGQAIVTRNGFVGQQVQSVKVQPRADMPRRYLSLANDARRLSVNFRFQEGNASLDNKALRDVQRVVQYLQAQRKLANRVVLVGFGDAKDDPQRAALLSRLRAMAVRRELARRGVELREIIGLGDELPVAANTAEQGRIRNRRVEVWVY